TAAACAAAATAAATAATAATTAACTTTTAATACCCAGGGTTTTGATCATACAAACCTCCTGTAAAATCAATTTCTCTTTGTGGAATAGGATAATATTCATCTCTACCAGCCGTAAACTGAGCATTTGTAAGGAAATCTTTTCTTGTTTTTTCAATAGCTAAGTATGCATTAAGTACTGGTTCAGCCATTCCCCATCTTACTAAATCAAAAAATCTTGGACCTTCCATACCAAACTCTAAACGTCTTTCAAACATTAATGCTTTAATAGCATCTGCCTTAAGCATTCCCATGGGGTACATGCCAACGTTGTAAACGTTTGATGCCCCAGCATTTATTTGTCTTTGGGTACTAGCTGCTGCACGTGTTCTAATTTCATTAATAATTGTTATGCCATCATCTACTTGATTTAATTGAATTAAAGCTTCGGCTTTAAATAAAAGCACATCGGCATATCTAATAAATTCTATATTTTTTGAGGTCCCTACAAACGGACCTTCTTTTACATAACATGAACAATCTGGTGCTTGTTGTTCTTTCATATTTCCAAAGTAACCATATACACCCGGGTCTCTTGCCCAACTAAAGTTATATATCATATCTCCAGCTTCTTTTACTGTATTGCGATATTTGAATGGACGCCCAGGGATTCCAACGGTATGATCAATACGTGGATCTAAAGTGATACCTACCGCCAAAGGAGTTTCTCCATTACCATCTACTACATTAAAAATATTAGTATTATTAAATGTATCTAATAACGGTAGCCCAGTAACAAGATCGGTTTTAAAGGCATTTACCATATTTTGACTTGCTAAGTGGAAACCACAACAACCATATAACCCAGTACCATGTGGTGAATTTAAACCCGTTACAAAACTAACTCTTCCAACGGTGGTTCCATCATTAATAGAGAATTGTGCTGCCCAAATGGACTCAGGACCATTATCAAAACCATCCAAATAATTATTACCGTAATCTGGTTCCAATCCACCAGTTACTTCATCTGCAAAATCTATTACCTCCTGCAAACGAGACAGATTAATATTGGTTACTTGATGTGTATCGTTTTGTTCATATGCTTGATACAAACGTAGCTTCGCTAAATAAGCCGCCGCCGCATTTCTATCGGCTCTACCAACTTGATCTTGTGATGGTGGTAAATTGTTATATGCAAACAAAAAATCGTCTGCTATAGTGTTCCATAAATCATCATTATCTAAACGATTGTCAATTTCTAAGATTTCTTCCTGTGTTAAACCTTCTGTGATATAAGGAATCTTTTTAAATAATAATTTTAGAACAAAATGAGAATGCGCTCTTAAAAACCTAAGTTCTGCTTGTCTTGTTGTTTTATCTGCATAATCTGCATCTGGAATTTGGTTAATTACATCTAAGGCAAAGTTTGCTCTTGAAATCGCTGCGTAATAGTTTGTCCAAGTTCTTGGTGCCATCCAATCTAATGGATCATCAGCAATAGTTAAGTTGTATTGTTCGTATCTATCTACAACATCAACATCGCCACGTCCGCCGCCTCCTTTATAGGCGTCATCAGAACGTACACTACCATACACCCACATACTGGTTAAAGGCCCAACCATATCATCATTGGCAATTCCAGCATAAGCTGCAACTACTAAAGCTTCTGCATTTTCAGCAGTTGCTACGTTTTCGTTAGATAATACGCCTTCCGGTTCGTAATCTAAAAAGTCTTTGGAACAAGCAAACAATACAGATGCTGCCATAATTCCTGTTAATACTGTTTTTATATATTTTTTCATGTTTACCATTTTTAAAAGTTAATGTTAAGTCCTAAAGACAGCGTTGTAGGTACCGGAATTCTATTTACATCTGTACGCTCAGGATCTGCACCTATATAATCGCTTGGTGTAAACCAGAATAGATTTTCTCCTTGAAAATAAATTCTACAGCTTGACATACCTGCCCAATTTTCTATTAAGTCTTCTGGAAGTGAATACCCTAATTGAAGGTTTCTTAATTTGAAATAAGAGTTATTTCTAAACAAATAATCTGAAATCCTATTATCATTATTAGCAAGTGTTAATGATGGAATATTGGAATCTGTATTTGTTGGGGTCCAAGCACCCAATACACCAAGTCCGGCATTTTCTCTACCTTGTACAAAATTGTTCCAAAAGATATAAGGATCTTGCCCTATTCTTCCTGTTACACCAGATCCAAATAACGACAAGTCGAAATTTTTGTACGCTAAATCAATTCTAATACCATACTCAAGGTCTGGCAAGGTTGTTCCAAGGAAATCTCTATCTTCAACACCTATACTTCCATTACCACTTATATCTTTATATTTAATTCCACCTGGTCTTCCCGCTGGAACTTGTGTTGGGCTAGAATCTACTTCAGCTTGACTTTGAAACAAGCCATCTGATTTATAACCGAAAATTGAAAACTGGGAGTGACCAATAATAGAATTATCAACAGTTCCTGGAAAAGCAGAAACAACTTCAGCAGGCAATTCGGTAATCTCATCTTTAAAGGAACCAAAATTGGTTGCTACGGTAAAAGATAAACCATTGTCAAATGTTTTTGAATAACCTAAAGCCAACTCCCAACCTTTTACTTCGGTTGTAGCTCCATTTAATGTTCGTAATTGACCTTCGCCTATTGCCGATGCAATTGGAGGTATTGTTAAAATATCTGATGTTTCTCTTGTAAAATAGTCAAAAGACCCAACTACATTATTATTAAACAATGTAAAATCAATACCAAGGTTAATCTCTTTGGTAGTTTCCCATTTTAAACCAGAATTTGCCGCTTGAATAGACACAAAGCCAGAAGGTAAATTACCTGTGTTATTTCCGTTTAAATCGTAAGCAGTACCAACATTATAAAAAGTATCAAAGAAGAAATCACCTCCGGCTGCCTGTCTCTGATTTGCTCCATATCTAGATTCAAACAAACCGAAACGCGCTACATCGCCTATGGTTTGGTTACCTACTTCACCATAACCAGCTCTAAATTTTAATGAATTTACAATATCATTGTCTTTCCAAAATTCTTCGTTACTAATTCTCCAACCAACAGTTGCTGCTGGAAAAACACCATATCTGTTATCTGGTCCAAATCTTGAAGACCCATCGCGACGCAATGTGAAAGAAGCCAAATATCTGTCTTCATAGCCGTAATTAATTTTACCAAATTGCGACAATAAACGACTTCCTGTTGAAGAACCTGAATTGGTTCTAGCGCCAGTTGCAGCATCTAGCTGAAAGAATGATTCAGTCTCAACCGCAAAACCATCTGCTTGCGCACTAACACTCTGAAAATCATCTTGTATAGATTCTGTTCCCAGTAAAACACCAATTTTATGTTTGTCATTAAGTTCTAGTTGATAATTTAACGTATTTGTAAAAACTAAACTGGTAAATTTACTAGTATCATGTATCAGCCTATTATTGCTTCTTGTAATAAATCCATTACTAACTTTAGTTTCAATATCTTTTCTATGATAATCGTTATAGTCTAAACCTAAACTTGTTCTAAAAGTTAAATTTTCAATAATATCGAATTCACCCCATATATTTCCAAATATGGTTGTTCTATCGGTGTTATCCCAACGGTTTATATACTGCATTAAAACAGGGTTGTTTCTATCAGAATAGCCCGAACCTAAAGGACCAGCAAAATTGCCATCAGCATCATAAACCGGTAAGGTTGGTGCTAAAGAAATTGCCAAACCAGGCGTAGGTGCACTACCAACATCTGGTGAAGCCAAGGTTTCATCGGATGTGAACATTTGTGTATTAACCCCAACTCTTAATCTATTATTAAATAAATTAAAATTTGAATTTAATTTTGCAGAAATTCTTTCATACCCCGTGTGTTTTAAAATACCTGTATTTCTTAAATGCCCAACGTTAAGTAAATGGAAAGAATTATCAGTACCTCCAGAAACAGATATTTCGTTGTTATATACATAACCTGTTTGATAGGTTTCATCTTGCCAATCTGTATCACCAACAGGAACATTAGTATCGCCTCCCACAAATGGCTGTATAGTAACACTATTTAAAACAGGATTATTAAAGTCTCCGTTCCAATCAAAATCATATATCTCACCATATCCTGAATTAGGATCAGAATTGTCATTTACTGAAGCTTGCCATAATACTTCACCTCTTTGTTGAGCATTAAGCATATCATAACGTTGTTTCTTTTCTGAAAGTACCGATATATTTGAATTTATGCTCACTTTAAATTTTTCACCACCAGCAGCTTTAGCACTGTTTTTAGTGGTAACAATTATTACCCCGTTTCCTGCCCGAGCTCCATAAAGAGAAGAAGCCGATGCATCTTTAAGCACTTGAACTGATTCGATAGCACTTGGGTTGATACTAGAGAACACGTCCTGTCTTACTGTTGGAACACCATCTATAACAAACAAGGGGGCATTATTTCCTAATGTGGTAGCACCACGAATTAAAATATTACTACTGGCTCCTGTTGGATCTCCGGATTTTTCAATAAAAACGCCTGGTACTCGCCCCTGCAATCCTTGAATAGCACTACCTGAACTCATACTAACACCTTCAGTAGGCCCTAGTTCTACTACGGTAATTGCTCCTGTTACGTCCACCTTTCTTTCTCTAGCATAACCCGTAACAATAATTTCGTCAAGTTGTGCAGCATCTGCAACCAGCTCCACGTTTACAATAGAACGATTGCTTATTTTTACTTCATGGCTTTTATAACCTATATAGCTAAAAACCAATGTGGCATCACCACTTACATTTTCCAGTGTATAATTTCCATCAAAATCTGTTGCAGCTCCTTGAGTGGTTCCAGGTATTATTACCGATACACCAGGAAGTGGCATACCATCTGCCTTATCCGTAACAGTACCACTAATTTGCCCTTGCACAACTATGCTCAGAAACGCAAACAGCGTTAACAATAAGATTTTTTTACATTTCATAATAATTTAGTTTTAGTTAAAATTTAGTTTGTGTGCTTCAATATCATCAAGAACAAATTCTTGATTATTTGGTTCAATACTTAGTTTGTCATATGGTGCATTTGGAAAAAATATTTCTGTCATTACTGTTTCTCCATTATCGAAAAATAATTCTATAGAGGTTTTATCGAGAATGATTGTTCCTGTTAAACCTGTATTAAGAGACGTTCTTTTGGCCATAGAAACACGATCTGCAAACTTTTCTGAAAAATCTCGTTTTCCAGATTTTCTTCTATCTATAAAAAAGTTTTTATCGCTGTGGTTGTATCCAAAAGCTAAAGTGTCACCTTGTTTATTAGTAAGATTAAAAGTGAAACCTTCGTGTTTTAAATTTGAAATGTTAAATTGAATTTCGGTGCTGGCTAAATCCATAGCATTAGAGTCTATAATTTTTGTATCACCCTTAATAGTTATGCTTTCCTTTTTATATTTTGTGCTTCTGTAATTAGTTAGTTCATTTACAGGATTAATCAATAATCTATACCCATTATTATTTTTTTGAAGCTGTACTTTTCTGGCAATAGTCATAGCACTTCTCCAAGTTTCGGTAGGAACTACTTGAGCATAATCCCAATTAGACATCCAACCTAGTATTAGCTTGCTACCATCTTTTTTTGTAGCATTAGACCATGAAACGCCTGCATAGTTATCTCTTCCAAAATCTATCCAGTAATTATGTTCTTTATTTAATGCGGTTTCAAAATCTTTGTCCATTTTAAACGTAGTTCCATCAAAATCTCCCACAAAATATTGGGTAGCACTACCCCCATTTGGACCCCCAGGATTGATACTTACAAAAAGCACCCATTTAGATTCATCTGTTCCTAATACCGGCAATTGAAATAAATCTGGGCATTCCCAAACACCACCATGACCGCCAATACCTTGTCCGAAATCTGAAAGTAAATGCCATTTTTTCAAGTCTTTGGAATCGTAAAACATGATTTTGTCTCCTGCAGCAAGTACCATTACCCATTTTTTACGATCTTCATCCCATGTTACTTTAGGGTCTCTAAAATCTTTAATTTCATTATTGTCTATTGCTGGGTTATTTTCGTATTTCGTAAACGTTTTTCCTTCATCATTACTATACGCAATACTTTGCGTTTGCTTCCAGTTATCATCACCTTCTAATTTTTTTGAACTCGTATACATCGCAACAATAGGTGACGCTTCGCTTGCTTTTCCAAAACCAGAAGTATTACCTATATCAACTACTGCACTTCCTGAAAAAATAGTACCTAATTCATCTGGATATAAAGCTATAGGTTGCTCAACCCAAGTAATCATGTCTGTGCTGATAGCATGCCCCCAATGCATGGGCCCCCAAACATTACTATCGGGATGATATTGAAAGTATAGATGATAATATCCG
The genomic region above belongs to Mariniflexile litorale and contains:
- a CDS encoding RagB/SusD family nutrient uptake outer membrane protein, whose amino-acid sequence is MKKYIKTVLTGIMAASVLFACSKDFLDYEPEGVLSNENVATAENAEALVVAAYAGIANDDMVGPLTSMWVYGSVRSDDAYKGGGGRGDVDVVDRYEQYNLTIADDPLDWMAPRTWTNYYAAISRANFALDVINQIPDADYADKTTRQAELRFLRAHSHFVLKLLFKKIPYITEGLTQEEILEIDNRLDNDDLWNTIADDFLFAYNNLPPSQDQVGRADRNAAAAYLAKLRLYQAYEQNDTHQVTNINLSRLQEVIDFADEVTGGLEPDYGNNYLDGFDNGPESIWAAQFSINDGTTVGRVSFVTGLNSPHGTGLYGCCGFHLASQNMVNAFKTDLVTGLPLLDTFNNTNIFNVVDGNGETPLAVGITLDPRIDHTVGIPGRPFKYRNTVKEAGDMIYNFSWARDPGVYGYFGNMKEQQAPDCSCYVKEGPFVGTSKNIEFIRYADVLLFKAEALIQLNQVDDGITIINEIRTRAAASTQRQINAGASNVYNVGMYPMGMLKADAIKALMFERRLEFGMEGPRFFDLVRWGMAEPVLNAYLAIEKTRKDFLTNAQFTAGRDEYYPIPQREIDFTGGLYDQNPGY
- a CDS encoding TonB-dependent receptor → MKCKKILLLTLFAFLSIVVQGQISGTVTDKADGMPLPGVSVIIPGTTQGAATDFDGNYTLENVSGDATLVFSYIGYKSHEVKISNRSIVNVELVADAAQLDEIIVTGYARERKVDVTGAITVVELGPTEGVSMSSGSAIQGLQGRVPGVFIEKSGDPTGASSNILIRGATTLGNNAPLFVIDGVPTVRQDVFSSINPSAIESVQVLKDASASSLYGARAGNGVIIVTTKNSAKAAGGEKFKVSINSNISVLSEKKQRYDMLNAQQRGEVLWQASVNDNSDPNSGYGEIYDFDWNGDFNNPVLNSVTIQPFVGGDTNVPVGDTDWQDETYQTGYVYNNEISVSGGTDNSFHLLNVGHLRNTGILKHTGYERISAKLNSNFNLFNNRLRVGVNTQMFTSDETLASPDVGSAPTPGLAISLAPTLPVYDADGNFAGPLGSGYSDRNNPVLMQYINRWDNTDRTTIFGNIWGEFDIIENLTFRTSLGLDYNDYHRKDIETKVSNGFITRSNNRLIHDTSKFTSLVFTNTLNYQLELNDKHKIGVLLGTESIQDDFQSVSAQADGFAVETESFFQLDAATGARTNSGSSTGSRLLSQFGKINYGYEDRYLASFTLRRDGSSRFGPDNRYGVFPAATVGWRISNEEFWKDNDIVNSLKFRAGYGEVGNQTIGDVARFGLFESRYGANQRQAAGGDFFFDTFYNVGTAYDLNGNNTGNLPSGFVSIQAANSGLKWETTKEINLGIDFTLFNNNVVGSFDYFTRETSDILTIPPIASAIGEGQLRTLNGATTEVKGWELALGYSKTFDNGLSFTVATNFGSFKDEITELPAEVVSAFPGTVDNSIIGHSQFSIFGYKSDGLFQSQAEVDSSPTQVPAGRPGGIKYKDISGNGSIGVEDRDFLGTTLPDLEYGIRIDLAYKNFDLSLFGSGVTGRIGQDPYIFWNNFVQGRENAGLGVLGAWTPTNTDSNIPSLTLANNDNRISDYLFRNNSYFKLRNLQLGYSLPEDLIENWAGMSSCRIYFQGENLFWFTPSDYIGADPERTDVNRIPVPTTLSLGLNINF
- a CDS encoding glycoside hydrolase family 32 protein, whose protein sequence is MKSFRKTNLVLMLLVLSFLIGCKDKNQSIQTLDEVVNVLSSEEDLYRPNFHFTPKKAWMNDPNGMFYYNGYYHLYFQYHPDSNVWGPMHWGHAISTDMITWVEQPIALYPDELGTIFSGSAVVDIGNTSGFGKASEASPIVAMYTSSKKLEGDDNWKQTQSIAYSNDEGKTFTKYENNPAIDNNEIKDFRDPKVTWDEDRKKWVMVLAAGDKIMFYDSKDLKKWHLLSDFGQGIGGHGGVWECPDLFQLPVLGTDESKWVLFVSINPGGPNGGSATQYFVGDFDGTTFKMDKDFETALNKEHNYWIDFGRDNYAGVSWSNATKKDGSKLILGWMSNWDYAQVVPTETWRSAMTIARKVQLQKNNNGYRLLINPVNELTNYRSTKYKKESITIKGDTKIIDSNAMDLASTEIQFNISNLKHEGFTFNLTNKQGDTLAFGYNHSDKNFFIDRRKSGKRDFSEKFADRVSMAKRTSLNTGLTGTIILDKTSIELFFDNGETVMTEIFFPNAPYDKLSIEPNNQEFVLDDIEAHKLNFN